The Neurospora crassa OR74A linkage group IV, whole genome shotgun sequence genome has a segment encoding these proteins:
- a CDS encoding V-SNARE protein Bos1, translating to MNTTFNSALKQSTSIRKDLAALSSHELDPTSLTPAALGSLSASLTAFNRTIDEYNHLAKQELNAAKQEKAYERIRNFRSELHDFRTQLDSLKSKREEHMHAQNRAELLGRRPFVASTPENPYAGAGATATSSATGGGGYGISHARTNSLAESGRMQSSSSSGILGSGDASREQHALREQDFFRSTHSALDDYIARGQAVLGDLNQQREIMKNTQRKLYSVGNTLGISGDTIRMIERRAKQDKWIFWGGVVVFFLFCWLVLHYLR from the exons ATG AACACAACCTTCAACTCGGCTCTCAAGCAGAGCACCTCCATCCGCAAGGACCTCGCCGCCCTCTCCTCGCACGAGCTCGACCCGACCTCTCTCACGCCCGCCGCTTTGGGCTCCCTCTCGGCCTCCTTAACCGCCTTCAACCGGACCATTGACGAATACAACCACCTCGCCAAGCAGGAGCTCAACGCCGCCAAGCAAGAAAAGGCCTACGAGAGGATACGCAACTTCCGGTCCGAGCTGCACGACTTCCGCACGCAGCTGGACTCTCTGAAATCCAAGCGCGAGGAACACATGCACGCGCAGAACCGCGCCGAGCTGTTGGGACGCAGGCCGTTTGTGGCCAGTACGCCTGAGAATCCGTATGCGGGTGCTGGTGCGACGGCGACAAGCAGCGCTACGGGTGGTGGAGGGTATGGAATATCGCATGCCAGGACGAATAGCTTGGCGGAGTCGGGGAGGATgcagagcagcagcagcagcggcataCTGGGCTCCGGGGACGCGAGTCGCGAGCAGCATGCGCTGAGGGAGCAGGATTTCTTTAGGAGCACGCACTCGGCGCTCGACGATTACATTGCGCGGGGCCAGGCGGTGCTGGGGGATCTGAATCAACAGAGGGAAATCATGAAGAACACGCAGCGGAAGCTGTACTCGGTTGGCAACACGCTGGGGATCAGTGGCGATACGATCAGGATGATTGAGCGGAGGGCGAAGCAGGATAAGTGGATCTTTTGGGGAGGCGTGGtggttttcttcttgttctgttggttggtgttgcaTTATTTGAGGTGA
- a CDS encoding thiamine pyrophosphokinase Thi80, whose protein sequence is MLGFGSKFIPTKLPSISRIFISFHVSPCRTVTALPDLTFTTRGTQLFQLNNYKGRAIHSNETMGTTNGTTQSTGALDEGQIFEWYPLDLVRDYEQQKQHDHNDQLQNGSNGTTHKPEPFALVVLNQPLTHLGLVKRLWKNASIRVAADGGANCLYDVAGKNGDHDFDDLTAIIGDLDSLTTETRTYFTTHSSSPTASQTAIIHEPSQYSTDFAKSVDYLRGPSCSKPDAPPPDIVAIGGLGGRVDQGLSQLHHLYLFQSSPTYADGRMYLFSGESLTFLLKSGTHRIRVREPGQANQPEKDVFAKWVGILPVKEPSRIWTKGLEWDVEDWPTEFGGQVSTSNHVLPETEVVEVRATKDVLFTIALRDL, encoded by the exons ATGCTTGGTTTTGGATCGAAGTTCATACCTACAAAGCTTCCTTCCATCAGCCGCATATTTATCTCCTTTCACGTTTCCCCTTGTCGCACAGTTACTGCCCTGCCTGACCTCACGTTCaccactagaggtacccagcTCTTTCAGCTGAACAACTACAAAGGGCGTGCAATACATTCGAATGAAACCATGGGCACAACCAACGGCACCACTCAGTCAACTGGGGCGCTCGATGAGGGCCAGATTTTCGAATGGTATCCCCTTGATTTGGTACGGGATTATgagcagcagaagcaacaTGACCATAATGATCAACTGCAGAACGGCTCCAATGGAACCACTCACAAGCCCGAACCATTCGCACTAGTCGTCCTCAATCAGCCACTTACTCATTTGGGTTTGGTGAAGCGTCTATGGAAGAACG CATCTATCCGCGTCGCTGCCGACGGAGGCGCAAACTGTCTGTATGATGTCGCTGGCAAGAATGGCGATCATGACTTT GACGACCTCACAGCAATAATAGGTGACCTCGACTCCCTCACCACCGAAACCCGCACCTACTTCACCACccactcctcttctcccactGCCAGCCAAACTGCAATCATCCACGAACCCAGCCAATACTCAACCGACTTTGCCAAGTCCGTTGACTACCTCCGCGGCCCCTCTTGCTCCAAACCGGACGCTCCACCCCCGGACATCGTCGCTATCGGCGGTCTCGGCGGCCGCGTCGACCAGGGCCTCTCCCAGCTTCaccacctctacctcttccAGTCCTCGCCCACCTATGCGGACGGGAGGATGTACCTTTTCAGCGGGGAATCGCTCACTTTCCTGCTCAAATCGGGAACCCATCGCATCCGGGTGCGTGAGCCAGGCCAGGCGAATCAACCGGAGAAAGATGTATTCGCCAAGTGGGTGGGGATCTTACCGGTCAAAGAACCGAGCAGGATCTGGACAAAAGGATTGGAGTGGGATGTGGAGGATTGGCCGACTGAGTTTGGCGGGCAGGTTAGCACGAGCAATCATGTCTTGCCGGAgacggaggtggtggaggttaGGGCGACGAAGGATGTCTTGTTTACTATTGCGCTGAGGGACCTTTAG
- a CDS encoding mitochondrial intermembrane space protein Mia40, which produces MYRTALRPSQSALRAIRSTTSPSALVSSGARRFASTTSAPKKKSTWKGAAVRWGLAVAAVYYYNTSPIFSDELPETAGTAPSQLTDADLPTVDAIVEEKRRQAAEHAAARKAAQAAAKAAATPATPSESVEEQITKAEAEAEAVPEGDSKPRSESTEGVIPEAGASPEALQEEADAQGAFNPETGEINWDCPCLGGMAHGPCGEEFKAAFSCFVYSTEEPKGMDCIEKFSHMQDCFRKYPEVYGAELADDEEAERASAAAPAAEGTPAKEEPVENKKEEALEPATHDATAANNNKKQQ; this is translated from the exons ATGTACCGCACGGCTCTCCGCCCCTCGCAAAGCGCATTGCGCGCAATCCggtccaccacctccccgtCGGCCCTCGTCTCCTCCGGTGCCCGTCGCTTTGCCTCCACAACCTCggcgcccaagaagaagagcacaTGGAAGGGTGCCGCCGTACGATGGGGTCTCGCCGTTGCTGCTGTCTACTACTACAACACCAGCCCCATCTTCTCCGATGAGCTTCCCG AGACCGCCGGTACCGCCCCCTCCCAGCTGACCGACGCCGACCTTCCCACCGTCGATGCCATTGTCGAAGAGAAGAGACGCCAGGCCGCCGAGCATGCTGCCGCCAGGAAGGCTGCCCAGGCTGCCGCCAAGGCCGCTGCCACCCCGGCGACACCTTCCGAGTCGGTAGAGGAACAGATCACcaaggccgaggccgaggctgaGGCCGTGCCCGAGGGCGATTCCAAGCCCAGGTCCGAGTCCACCGAGGGTGTCATCCCCGAGGCTGGCGCCTCCCCTGAGGCTCTCCAGGAGGAGGCCGATGCCCAGGGCGCCTTCAACCCCGAGACCGGCGAGATCAACTGGGACTGCCCGTGCCTGGGCGGCATGGCTCACGGCCCTTGCGGCGAGGAGTTCAAGGCTGCTTTCAGCTGCTTCGTCTACTCCACCGAGGAGCCCAAGGGCATGGACTGCATTGAAAAGTTCTC TCACATGCAGGACTGCTTCCGCAAGTACCCCGAGGTCTACGGCGCCGAACTAGCtgacgatgaggaggctGAGCGCGCCTCTGCCgctgcccccgccgccgagggCACCCCCGCCAAGGAGGAGCCTGTCgagaacaagaaggaggaggctctCGAGCCCGCTACCCACGATGCTACCGctgccaacaacaacaagaagcagCAATAG